In one window of Thalassococcus arenae DNA:
- the ssb gene encoding single-stranded DNA-binding protein: MAGSVNKVILIGNLGRDPEVRTFQNGGKVCNLRIATSENWKDRNTGERREKTEWHSVAIFSEPLARIAEQYLRKGSKVYIEGQLETRKWQDQSGQDRYSTEVVLRPYRGELTLLDSRDGGGGGGGGGDYGGGYGGDYGGSDDYGGGSGGSSGGGSGPSRAPARDLDDEIPF; encoded by the coding sequence ATGGCAGGTTCGGTCAACAAGGTCATCCTGATCGGCAATCTCGGGCGCGACCCCGAAGTGCGGACGTTCCAGAACGGCGGCAAGGTGTGCAACCTGCGCATCGCGACCTCGGAGAACTGGAAGGACCGCAACACCGGCGAACGGCGGGAAAAGACCGAATGGCATTCGGTCGCGATCTTCTCCGAACCGCTGGCCCGCATCGCCGAACAATACCTGCGCAAGGGCTCCAAGGTGTATATCGAGGGCCAGCTGGAAACCCGCAAATGGCAGGACCAGTCCGGCCAGGACCGCTATTCGACCGAGGTCGTGCTGCGGCCCTACCGGGGCGAACTGACCCTGCTCGACAGCCGCGACGGCGGCGGCGGCGGTGGTGGCGGCGGCGATTACGGCGGCGGCTATGGCGGCGATTACGGCGGCAGCGACGACTATGGTGGCGGCAGCGGCGGCAGCAGCGGCGGCGGCTCGGGCCCGTCGCGGGCGCCCGCACGCGATCTCGACGACGAGATCCCGTTCTAG
- a CDS encoding HlyC/CorC family transporter, with amino-acid sequence MEASTTLDSAFWMTAAAILALLTLSAFFSGSETALTAASRGKLRAAQDRGNKGAARALQITEDNERLIGSVLLGNNLVNILATSLATALLTRVFGESGVALATLVMTLLVLIFAEVLPKTYAITNPETAASRVAAPIGVVVRLFAPVVSAVRLLVRGVLRIFGVKTDPDSHILAVREEIAGALQLGHSEGVVQKEDRDRILGALDLSERTVEEIMLHRSGIEMINADSEPQAILQQCLESSFTRLPVYRDDPENIIGMIHAKDLLRAMYKRISDAGETGSFDALADFNISEVAMKPYFIPDTTTLDDQMRQFLRRRTHFALVVDEYGALQGLITLEDILEEIVGEITDEFDPDADHPVRMADDGHYWIDGAMTIRDLNRATDWNLPDDEANTIAGLVIHEAQMIPTVGQVFSFHGFRFEVTGREHNRITKLKVRPL; translated from the coding sequence ATGGAAGCTTCCACGACCCTCGATTCGGCCTTCTGGATGACCGCGGCCGCCATCCTGGCGCTGCTGACGCTGTCGGCCTTCTTCTCCGGCTCGGAAACCGCGCTGACCGCCGCGTCGCGCGGCAAGCTGCGCGCGGCCCAGGACCGCGGCAACAAGGGCGCGGCCCGGGCGTTGCAGATCACCGAGGACAACGAACGCCTGATCGGCTCGGTGCTGCTGGGCAACAACCTGGTCAACATCCTGGCGACCTCGCTGGCCACCGCGCTGCTCACCCGGGTCTTCGGCGAAAGCGGCGTGGCGCTGGCGACGCTGGTGATGACGCTGCTGGTGCTGATCTTCGCCGAGGTGCTGCCCAAGACCTACGCCATCACCAACCCCGAAACCGCCGCCTCGCGCGTCGCCGCCCCGATCGGCGTGGTGGTGCGGCTCTTCGCGCCGGTGGTCAGCGCCGTGCGCCTGCTGGTGCGCGGCGTGCTGCGCATCTTCGGCGTCAAGACCGACCCCGACAGCCACATCCTGGCAGTGCGCGAGGAAATCGCCGGCGCGCTGCAACTGGGCCATTCCGAAGGCGTGGTCCAGAAAGAGGACCGCGACCGCATCCTCGGCGCGCTCGATCTTTCCGAACGCACGGTCGAGGAAATCATGCTCCACCGCTCCGGGATCGAGATGATCAATGCCGACAGCGAACCCCAGGCGATCCTGCAGCAATGCCTGGAATCCAGCTTCACCCGCCTGCCGGTCTACCGCGACGACCCCGAGAACATCATCGGCATGATCCACGCCAAGGACCTGCTGCGCGCCATGTACAAGCGCATCTCGGATGCCGGCGAAACCGGCAGCTTCGACGCGCTGGCCGATTTCAACATCTCCGAAGTGGCGATGAAGCCCTATTTCATCCCCGACACCACCACGCTCGACGACCAGATGCGCCAGTTCCTGCGCCGCCGCACCCATTTCGCGCTGGTGGTGGACGAATACGGCGCGCTGCAGGGCCTGATCACGCTCGAGGACATCCTCGAGGAAATCGTCGGCGAGATCACCGATGAATTCGACCCCGATGCCGACCACCCGGTGCGCATGGCCGACGATGGCCATTACTGGATCGACGGCGCCATGACGATCCGCGATCTCAACCGCGCCACCGACTGGAACCTGCCCGACGACGAGGCCAACACCATCGCCGGGCTGGTCATCCACGAGGCCCAGATGATCCCCACCGTGGGCCAGGTCTTTTCCTTCCACGGCTTCCGCTTCGAGGTGACGGGCCGCGAACACAACCGCATCACCAAGCTCAAGGTCCGCCCGCTCTGA
- the aroB gene encoding 3-dehydroquinate synthase produces the protein MIETVHVPLPGREYDVRIGPGLLDRAGAEIAPLLRRKRLAIVTDAHVGAAHLERFQAALRAEGIDSVALTLPAGEATKSWGPLQQVVEWLLEQKVERRDVVVALGGGVIGDLVGFACAILRRGVAYVQVPTSLLAQVDSSVGGKTAINSPAGKNLVGAFHQPALVLADTAVLDTLPRRDFLAGYGEVVKYGLLGDADFFDWLEVNGPALAGGDMAARVHAVRRSVEMKAEIVVRDETEQGDRALLNLGHTFCHALEAATGYSDRLLHGEGVAIGCALAFALSARLGLCAQEDPSRVRAHLAAMGMKRDLADIPGDLPDAGALLALMGQDKKVIDGQLRFILARGIGAAFVTADVPAGAVLGLLEEQLTSR, from the coding sequence ATGATCGAAACGGTGCATGTGCCCCTGCCGGGGCGGGAATACGATGTGCGCATCGGCCCGGGGCTGCTGGACCGCGCAGGCGCCGAAATCGCGCCCCTGCTGCGCCGCAAGCGGCTGGCCATCGTCACCGACGCCCATGTCGGCGCCGCGCATCTGGAGCGCTTTCAGGCGGCCTTGCGCGCCGAAGGGATCGACAGCGTCGCGCTGACCCTGCCCGCGGGCGAAGCCACGAAAAGCTGGGGGCCGTTGCAGCAGGTGGTGGAATGGCTGCTGGAGCAAAAGGTCGAACGGCGCGACGTGGTCGTCGCCCTGGGCGGCGGCGTGATCGGCGACCTGGTGGGCTTTGCCTGCGCGATCCTGCGGCGCGGCGTGGCCTATGTGCAGGTGCCGACGTCCCTGCTGGCGCAGGTCGACAGTTCGGTCGGCGGCAAGACCGCGATCAACAGCCCCGCGGGCAAGAACCTGGTGGGCGCGTTCCACCAGCCCGCCCTGGTGCTGGCGGATACCGCGGTGCTGGACACGCTGCCGCGGCGCGATTTCCTGGCCGGTTATGGCGAAGTGGTGAAATACGGGCTGCTGGGGGATGCGGATTTCTTCGACTGGCTCGAGGTCAACGGCCCGGCGCTGGCCGGCGGGGACATGGCCGCGCGGGTCCATGCGGTGCGCCGGTCGGTCGAGATGAAGGCCGAGATCGTCGTGCGCGACGAGACCGAGCAGGGCGACCGGGCGCTGCTGAACCTGGGCCATACATTCTGTCACGCGCTGGAGGCGGCGACGGGCTATTCCGACCGGCTGCTGCATGGCGAAGGCGTGGCGATCGGCTGCGCGCTGGCCTTTGCGCTGTCGGCGCGGCTGGGGCTGTGCGCGCAGGAGGATCCCAGCCGGGTGCGGGCGCATCTGGCGGCGATGGGGATGAAGCGCGACCTGGCCGATATTCCCGGCGATCTGCCGGATGCGGGCGCGCTGCTGGCACTGATGGGGCAGGACAAGAAGGTGATCGACGGGCAGTTGCGGTTCATCCTGGCGCGCGGTATCGGCGCGGCCTTCGTGACCGCGGACGTGCCGGCGGGCGCAGTGCTGGGACTGCTTGAGGAACAGCTGACAAGCCGTTGA
- a CDS encoding Acg family FMN-binding oxidoreductase, translating into MMKRRQVLAGASAAAVVAAGGYALLGGPDYEAVAAATWQPADPAAPEIGRLVHYATLAANSHNTQPWIFEAGSGPIRILPDTTRRTPVADPDDHHLFATLGCAAENLMLAAGAEGKASALSFGADGAIAVDLAPGGAEDPLFAAITARQCSRSLYDGSTVSAADLSLLERAAQVDGCRVLLVTEPAEVAAILDLILAANAVQIADPAFVAELGDWLRFSAAAAVDTGDGLFSACSGNPTMPQWIGQRMFPRVFTPEAENEKTAAQVRSSAGLAIFVSDRDDAEHWVAAGRSYQRFALQATALDLKTAFLNQPLEVPEYRPQLAGLLGVTDRRPDLLVRFGRGPAMPRSLRRPVADVMRMV; encoded by the coding sequence ATGATGAAACGCAGACAGGTGCTTGCCGGGGCCAGCGCCGCCGCCGTGGTCGCGGCGGGCGGATATGCCTTGCTGGGCGGCCCGGATTACGAGGCCGTGGCCGCCGCCACGTGGCAGCCCGCCGACCCGGCGGCGCCGGAAATCGGCCGGCTGGTGCATTACGCGACGCTGGCCGCCAACAGCCACAACACCCAACCGTGGATTTTCGAGGCCGGGTCCGGCCCGATCCGCATCCTGCCCGACACCACGCGGCGCACGCCGGTCGCCGATCCCGACGACCATCACCTGTTCGCGACGCTGGGCTGCGCCGCGGAAAACCTGATGCTGGCGGCGGGCGCCGAGGGCAAGGCGTCGGCCTTGTCGTTCGGGGCGGACGGGGCGATTGCGGTCGACCTGGCACCCGGCGGCGCCGAGGACCCGCTTTTCGCGGCCATCACCGCGCGTCAATGCAGCCGCAGCCTGTATGACGGCAGCACGGTGTCCGCCGCCGACCTGTCGCTGCTCGAGCGCGCCGCGCAGGTCGACGGCTGCCGCGTTCTGCTGGTCACCGAACCGGCCGAGGTCGCGGCGATCCTGGACCTGATCCTGGCCGCCAACGCGGTGCAGATCGCCGACCCGGCCTTTGTCGCCGAACTGGGCGACTGGCTGCGGTTCAGCGCAGCGGCCGCGGTCGATACCGGCGACGGGCTGTTCAGCGCCTGTTCGGGCAACCCGACCATGCCGCAATGGATCGGCCAGAGGATGTTTCCGCGCGTCTTCACGCCGGAGGCGGAGAACGAGAAGACCGCGGCTCAGGTGCGGTCGTCGGCCGGGTTGGCGATCTTCGTCTCGGACCGCGACGATGCCGAACACTGGGTCGCCGCCGGGCGCAGCTATCAGCGCTTTGCCTTGCAGGCCACGGCGCTGGATCTGAAGACCGCGTTCCTGAACCAGCCGCTCGAGGTGCCGGAATACCGACCGCAGCTGGCCGGGCTGCTGGGCGTGACCGATCGAAGACCGGACCTGCTGGTGCGGTTCGGACGCGGGCCGGCCATGCCGCGGTCGCTGCGGCGCCCGGTCGCCGACGTGATGCGCATGGTCTGA
- a CDS encoding site-2 protease family protein: MSWSFPIGRLLGSELRVHATFFLLLAWVAFSAYGSGGSQAALANTAFILVLFACVVAHEYGHALMARRFGIRTPDITLLPIGGLARLERMPEKPGQELAVALAGPAVNVVIWAALVVIVGVPTDVRSLADFSAGPAEFLGRVAAVNLFLAVFNLIPAFPMDGGRVLRAVLSIFTGRVRATRIAATAGQIVALLFGFWGASSGNIVLILIAVFVFLAAQAEAADVQNRAIAHGLSARDAVITSFEPLSPDDTLAMAGQALIRTTQHEFPVLAADGRLAGFLTRSALLRGMAEGAATRPVSDMMETDVPVLPLSAPLEQVLDALAQAPAVAVTDRFGALAGYITRENIGELMVLRQPR; the protein is encoded by the coding sequence ATGAGCTGGTCTTTCCCCATCGGCCGCCTGCTCGGGTCCGAGCTGCGCGTGCACGCCACCTTCTTCCTGCTGCTCGCCTGGGTGGCCTTTTCGGCCTATGGCAGCGGCGGCAGCCAGGCCGCGCTGGCCAACACCGCCTTCATCCTGGTGCTGTTCGCCTGCGTCGTGGCGCATGAATACGGCCACGCGCTGATGGCCCGGCGCTTCGGCATCCGCACGCCCGACATCACGCTGCTGCCCATCGGCGGGCTGGCGCGGCTGGAACGGATGCCCGAAAAGCCCGGCCAGGAACTGGCCGTGGCGCTGGCCGGCCCGGCGGTCAACGTGGTGATCTGGGCGGCGCTGGTGGTGATCGTCGGCGTGCCCACCGATGTCCGGAGCCTTGCCGATTTCTCGGCCGGTCCCGCGGAATTCCTGGGCCGCGTCGCCGCGGTCAACCTGTTCCTCGCGGTGTTCAACCTGATCCCGGCCTTCCCGATGGATGGCGGCCGGGTGCTGCGCGCCGTGCTGTCGATCTTCACCGGGCGCGTCCGCGCCACCCGCATCGCCGCCACCGCCGGTCAGATCGTGGCGCTGCTGTTCGGCTTCTGGGGCGCCAGCAGCGGCAATATCGTGCTGATCCTGATCGCGGTCTTCGTCTTCCTCGCCGCCCAGGCCGAAGCCGCGGATGTCCAGAACCGCGCCATCGCCCACGGTCTCAGCGCCCGCGACGCCGTCATCACCAGCTTTGAACCGCTGTCGCCCGACGACACGCTGGCGATGGCCGGCCAGGCGCTGATCCGCACCACCCAGCACGAATTCCCGGTACTCGCCGCCGATGGGCGGCTGGCCGGGTTCCTGACCCGCTCGGCGCTGCTGCGCGGCATGGCCGAAGGCGCCGCCACGCGCCCGGTGTCGGACATGATGGAAACCGACGTGCCCGTCCTGCCGCTTTCGGCGCCGCTGGAACAGGTGCTGGATGCGCTGGCCCAGGCCCCGGCGGTGGCGGTGACCGACCGGTTCGGCGCGCTGGCGGGCTACATCACGCGCGAAAACATCGGCGAACTGATGGTGCTGCGTCAGCCGCGCTAA
- a CDS encoding site-specific tyrosine recombinase XerD: MTARWLPVFLEAMAAERGAASNTLAAYARDLQDFTAWLAAKNLGPETCQRADVEAYLVDCDDAGLAKATRARRLSAIKQLYRFAFEEGLRADNPAVQITGPGRDKRLPKTLSVDEVDRLLAAAETLGRNDADRARDTCLMQLLYATGMRVTELVSLPAAAARGDPRMLLIRGKGGKERMVPLSPPARAALADWLALRDRAEDAARAARKPSSPHLFPSRGKAGHLTRHAFYMRIKDLAVHGGVPPAKVTPHTLRHAFATHLLQNGADLRAIQTFLGHADVATTEIYTHVLEERLKDLVLDHHPLARD; the protein is encoded by the coding sequence ATGACCGCGCGCTGGCTGCCGGTCTTTCTCGAAGCCATGGCGGCGGAACGCGGCGCCGCCTCGAACACGCTGGCCGCCTATGCCCGCGACCTGCAGGATTTCACCGCCTGGCTGGCCGCGAAGAATCTCGGCCCCGAGACATGCCAGCGCGCCGATGTCGAAGCCTACCTGGTCGATTGCGACGACGCCGGGCTGGCCAAGGCGACCCGCGCGCGCCGGCTGTCGGCGATCAAGCAGCTCTACCGCTTCGCCTTCGAGGAAGGGCTGCGCGCCGACAACCCCGCCGTGCAGATCACCGGCCCCGGCCGCGACAAGCGCCTGCCCAAGACGCTTTCGGTCGACGAGGTCGACCGCCTGCTCGCCGCTGCCGAAACCCTGGGCCGCAACGACGCCGATCGCGCCCGCGACACCTGCCTGATGCAGCTGCTCTACGCCACCGGCATGCGGGTCACCGAACTGGTCTCGCTGCCCGCCGCCGCGGCGCGTGGCGATCCGCGGATGCTGCTGATCCGTGGCAAGGGTGGCAAGGAACGCATGGTGCCGCTGTCGCCGCCCGCCCGCGCCGCGCTGGCCGATTGGCTCGCGCTGCGCGACCGCGCCGAAGACGCGGCGCGTGCCGCCCGCAAGCCGTCCTCGCCCCATCTCTTCCCCTCGCGCGGCAAGGCCGGCCACCTGACCCGCCACGCCTTCTACATGCGCATCAAGGATCTCGCCGTGCATGGCGGCGTCCCGCCTGCCAAGGTCACGCCGCACACCCTGCGCCACGCCTTCGCCACGCATCTGCTGCAGAACGGCGCCGACCTGCGCGCGATCCAGACCTTTCTCGGCCATGCCGACGTCGCCACGACCGAAATCTACACCCACGTGCTCGAGGAACGGCTCAAGGACCTGGTGCTCGACCATCACCCGCTGGCGCGCGACTGA
- a CDS encoding lytic transglycosylase domain-containing protein, translating into MGVRQAIAVLAASGVLAAGYAEAETISTKNRAGLFSSQTRVLDSRAAQQYNNSVRLQPPKVITPTKYGVIEDDGTVPSYRGRYNGQYAEMARAAARRHGIPEDLFLRLVNQESRFDPKARSHKGAIGLAQLMPGTAKLLGVNPHDPAQNLDGGARYLKMMHGKFRSWRLALAAYNAGPGAVEKHGGVPPYRETRNYVKKIWGS; encoded by the coding sequence ATGGGTGTCAGGCAGGCAATCGCCGTATTGGCGGCGAGCGGAGTTCTTGCGGCGGGCTATGCCGAGGCCGAGACGATTTCCACCAAGAACCGCGCGGGGCTGTTTTCCAGCCAGACCCGGGTCTTGGACAGTCGTGCGGCGCAGCAATACAACAATTCGGTCCGGCTTCAGCCGCCCAAGGTGATCACGCCCACCAAGTATGGCGTGATCGAGGATGACGGCACGGTTCCGTCCTATCGCGGCCGCTATAACGGGCAATATGCCGAGATGGCCCGCGCCGCCGCGCGCCGCCACGGCATCCCCGAGGACCTGTTCCTGCGGCTGGTCAACCAGGAAAGCCGGTTCGATCCCAAGGCCAGGTCGCACAAGGGCGCGATCGGGCTGGCGCAGCTGATGCCGGGCACGGCCAAGCTGCTGGGCGTGAACCCGCATGACCCGGCGCAGAACCTGGATGGCGGCGCGCGCTATCTCAAGATGATGCACGGCAAGTTCCGGTCGTGGCGGCTGGCGCTGGCGGCCTACAATGCCGGGCCCGGCGCGGTGGAAAAGCACGGTGGCGTGCCGCCCTATCGCGAGACAAGGAACTACGTGAAGAAGATCTGGGGCAGCTGA
- a CDS encoding metallophosphoesterase family protein, with amino-acid sequence MRIAELGAVADRALVFGGVYSNRQALAALRARAGALGVGRGDVVCTGDVVAYGADPLGCVAAMRDWDVACIAGNVEKQLGTGAGDCGCGFAEGTVCDRLSAGWFGFADAACGAAQRGWMAALPDLVRFDWRGRRCVALHGGVSDVARFLWPASPEAEFLEELSLVRSLCGDIDVVFAGHCGVAFQRAIDGVLWVNAGAIGLPPDDGRAQTRFALLHGDGRITLERLDYDHRAARAAMVAAGLVQGYHDALVSGRWPSSDVLPPVMRNQSRASG; translated from the coding sequence ATGCGGATCGCGGAGCTGGGAGCGGTGGCGGACCGGGCGCTGGTCTTCGGCGGGGTCTATTCCAACCGGCAGGCGCTGGCGGCGTTGCGGGCGCGGGCAGGGGCGCTGGGCGTCGGGCGCGGGGACGTGGTCTGCACCGGCGACGTGGTGGCCTATGGCGCCGATCCGCTGGGCTGCGTCGCGGCGATGCGCGACTGGGATGTGGCCTGCATCGCGGGAAATGTCGAAAAGCAGCTGGGCACGGGCGCGGGCGATTGCGGGTGCGGCTTTGCCGAAGGCACGGTCTGCGACCGGCTGTCGGCGGGCTGGTTCGGGTTCGCCGATGCGGCGTGCGGCGCGGCGCAGCGCGGCTGGATGGCGGCGCTGCCGGACCTGGTGCGCTTTGACTGGCGCGGCCGGCGCTGCGTCGCGCTGCATGGCGGGGTGTCGGATGTGGCGCGGTTCCTGTGGCCGGCGTCACCAGAGGCGGAATTTCTTGAGGAGTTGAGCCTTGTCAGGTCGTTATGCGGCGACATTGACGTGGTTTTCGCGGGCCATTGCGGGGTCGCCTTCCAGCGCGCGATCGATGGCGTTTTGTGGGTGAATGCCGGGGCGATCGGCCTGCCGCCCGACGATGGGCGCGCGCAGACCCGGTTCGCGCTGCTGCACGGCGATGGGCGGATCACGCTGGAGCGGCTGGATTACGACCATCGCGCGGCGCGCGCGGCGATGGTCGCGGCGGGGCTGGTGCAGGGCTATCACGATGCGCTGGTCAGCGGGCGCTGGCCGTCGAGCGACGTGCTGCCGCCTGTGATGCGGAATCAGTCGCGCGCCAGCGGGTGA
- a CDS encoding shikimate kinase translates to MAEKQGTFPVRLVKTVVMVGMMGAGKTAVGRAVAAKLGVAFCDSDHEIEAAANMSIAEIFARDGEAFFRRKESQVIERLLRATPGVLSTGGGAFLSEANRDLIAREGVSVWLDADLDLLWNRVRHKATRPLLQTSDPLGTLRGLYEARTPVYAKAAVRVKAEPGLSIDAMAHKVIEALKDHGGVLEKAA, encoded by the coding sequence ATGGCCGAGAAACAAGGGACTTTTCCGGTCAGGCTGGTCAAGACCGTGGTCATGGTGGGCATGATGGGTGCCGGCAAGACCGCCGTGGGCCGCGCCGTCGCCGCCAAGCTGGGCGTGGCGTTCTGCGATTCGGATCACGAGATCGAGGCCGCCGCCAACATGTCCATCGCCGAGATCTTCGCCCGCGACGGCGAGGCTTTTTTCCGCCGCAAGGAAAGCCAGGTGATCGAACGGCTGCTGCGCGCCACGCCGGGCGTGTTGTCGACCGGCGGCGGGGCGTTCCTGAGCGAGGCCAATCGCGACCTGATCGCCCGCGAGGGGGTGTCGGTCTGGCTGGATGCCGATCTGGACCTGTTGTGGAACCGGGTGCGGCACAAGGCGACGCGGCCGCTGTTGCAGACGTCCGACCCGCTGGGCACGCTGCGCGGCCTCTACGAGGCGCGCACGCCGGTCTATGCCAAGGCCGCGGTGCGGGTGAAGGCCGAACCGGGCCTGTCGATCGACGCGATGGCGCACAAGGTCATCGAGGCGTTGAAGGATCACGGCGGCGTGCTGGAGAAGGCGGCATGA